The following proteins come from a genomic window of Populus alba chromosome 12, ASM523922v2, whole genome shotgun sequence:
- the LOC118046286 gene encoding pentatricopeptide repeat-containing protein At2g01510, mitochondrial: MGGNYRLRQLHSSCPIPTINFKSAKPKNSYSSKKTSTSQNNKKLQNFSTTDSDIVKWNIAITTHMRNGLCESALRVFNSMSRRSSVSYNAMISGYLRNHKFDLARDLFDKMPDRDLFSWNVMLTGYVRNRDLKTARALFERMPERDIVSWNAMLSGYAQNGFVDEAREIFDKMPLKNGISWNGLLAAYVQNGRIEDAKRLFESKMDWTLVSWNCLMGGFVRKRRLLDARSVFDRMPVRDEISWNTIITGYAQNGEMEEARRLFEESPIQDVFTWTAMVSGYVQNGKLDEARSIFDRMPEKNSVSWNAMIAGYVQCKRMDMARELFEEMPSRDASSWNTMITGYAQSGYIAHARNLFDNMPQRDSISWSAMIAGYSQNGCSEEALHFFVEMQRDCERLNRSSFTCALSTCSSIAALELGKQLHCRLVKAGYQTGWYVGNALLAMYCKCGSIDEARDAFQEILEKDVVSWNTMIHGYARHGFGEEALTVFEFMKTTGIRPDDATMVSVLAACSHAGLVDQGSEYFYSMNRDYGITAKLVHYTCMVDLLGRAGQLEEAQNLMKNMPFEPDAATWGALLGASRIHGNTELGEKAAQIIFEMEPHNSGMYILLSKLYAASGRWSDAGKMRLEMRNKGVKKVPGYSWLEVQNKIHTFKVGDTSHPHTDKIYTFLEEMDLKLKQEGYISSTKMVFHDVEEEEKVNMLKYHSEKLAVAYGILYIPAGRPIRVIKNLRVCEDCHNAIKYISKIVGRLIILRDNHRFHYFEGGSCSCRDFW, translated from the exons ATGGGCGGGAATTACCGTTTGAGACAGTTACACAGTAGCTGCCCCATTCCGACCATCAATTTCAAATCGGCGAAACCCAAAAACTCATACTCTTCAAAGAAAACATCAACGtcccaaaacaacaaaaaactgcAAAACTTCAGCACCACAGACTCTGACATTGTAAAATGGAACATTGCCATAACCACCCACATGCGAAATGGCCTATGCGAATCAGCTCTTCGAGTGTTTAATTCCATGTCTCGAAGAAGCTCGGTATCGTACAATGCAATGATTTCTGGGTACTTACGGAATCACAAGTTTGATCTTGCGAGGGACTTGTTTGATAAAATGCCTGATAgagatttgttttcttggaaTGTGATGTTAACTGGGTATGTCAGGAATAGAGATCTTAAAACTGCGCGTGCTTTGTTTGAGAGGATGCCGGAAAGGGATATTGTTTCCTGGAATGCCATGTTGTCTGGGTATGCGCAGAATGGGTTTGTTGACGAGGCAAGAGAGATTTTTGATAAGATGCCGCTTAAGAATGGAATTTCGTGGAATGGGTTGCTTGCAGCATATGTGCAGAATGGGAGGATAGAGGATGCAAAGAGGTTGTTTGAATCGAAGATGGATTGGACGCTTGTTTCTTGGAATTGTTTGATGGGTGGGTTTGTGAGGAAGAGGAGGTTACTGGATGCTAGGAGTGTTTTTGATAGGATGCCTGTGAGAGATGAGATTTCGTGGAATACTATTATTACTGGTTATGCACAGAATGGAGAGATGGAAGAGGCACGAAGATTGTTTGAGGAGTCTCCAATTCAGGATGTGTTTACATGGACAGCTATGGTTTCTGGATATGTGCAAAATGGGAAGCTCGATGAAGCAAGAAGTATTTTTGATAGGATGCCTGAGAAGAACTCAGTTTCTTGGAATGCAATGATTGCAGGGTATGTGCAATGTAAACGAATGGACATGGCAAGAGAATTGTTTGAGGAAATGCCTTCTAGGGATGCTAGTTCTTGGAATACGATGATTACTGGATATGCTCAGAGTGGATATATTGCTCATGCTAGGAACTTGTTTGATAACATGCCTCAACGTGATTCTATTTCGTGGTCAGCTATGATTGCTGGCTACTCTCAAAACGGTTGCAGTGAAGAGGCTTTacatttttttgtagaaatgcAAAGAGATTGTGAAAGGTTGAATAGATCATCATTTACCTGTGCTTTGAGCACATGTTCCAGCATTGCAGCTTTGGAATTGGGGAAGCAGTTGCATTGTCGGCTGGTCAAGGCTGGGTACCAGACTGGGTGGTACGTGGGGAATGCTCTTCTTGCGATGTATTGTAAGTGTGGAAGTATAGATGAAGCACGAGATGCATTCCAAGAAATACTAGAAAAGGATGTGGTGTCTTGGAACACAATGATTCATGGTTATGCAAGGCATGGTTTTGGGGAAGAGGCTCTGACAGTTTTTGAGTTCATGAAGACTACAGGAATCAGGCCAGATGATGCCACTATG GTTTCTGTATTGGCTGCTTGTAGTCATGCTGGCTTGGTAGACCAGGGCAGTGAATATTTCTACTCGATGAATCGTGATTATGGTATAACTGCAAAATTAGTGCACTATACCTGTATGGTTGATCTTCTAGGTCGAGCAGGGCAACTAGAAGAGGCCCagaatttgatgaaaaacatgCCTTTTGAACCAGATGCTGCAACCTGGGGTGCTTTGCTTGGTGCAAGCAGAATTCATGGCAATACAGAATTGGGTGAAAAGGCTGCTCAGATCATCTTTGAAATGGAGCCTCATAATTCAGGAATGTATATACTTCTCTCAAAATTATATGCAGCTTCAGGAAGATGGTCTGATGCTGGTAAGATGAGATTAGAAATGAGGAATAAAGGTGTGAAGAAAGTACCTGGGTACAGTTGGCTTgaagttcaaaataaaattcacacaTTTAAAGTTGGGGACACTTCCCACCCGCATACAGATAAGATATATACCTTTTTAGAAGAGATGGATTTGAAACTGAAGCAGGAGGGATATATCTCCTCTACAAAGATGGTCTTTCATGATGTGGAAGAGGAGGAGAAGGTGAATATGCTCAAGTATCACAGTGAGAAATTAGCTGTGGCATATGGCATTCTGTACATTCCTGCTGGGAGACCGATCCGTGTGATAAAAAACTTGCGGGTGTGTGAAGATTGTCATAATGCCATTAAGTACATATCAAAGATTGTGGGAAGATTGATCATCCTAAGGGATAACCATCGCTTTCACTATTTCGAGGGAGGATCATGTTCCTGTAGAGATTTTTGGTGA
- the LOC118046283 gene encoding UDP-glycosyltransferase 73C25 → MASQSHDQLHFVLFPLMAQGHMIPMFDIAKMLARHGVIVTIVTTQLNAKRVAIPLARAAESGLQIKSVEIQLPCQEAGLPNEMENFDMLPSLGLGYELFMAANMLQEPVERLFEVLTPRPSCIISDMCLPYTSDVATKFGIPRISFNGFSCFCVLCLHNIQISKVLESVKSESELFVVPGLPDHIELATNQLPTAMLDVKDFSARVSGAEMLRYGFILNSFEELEPGYVQEYRRATGGKVWCVGPVSVCNKDDIDKVHRGNKSSIDESECLKWLDSQQQRSVIYVCLGSLCNLITPQLMELGLGLEASNKPFIWVTRGGEKSRELENWFEESGFKERTKGRGLIIQGWAPQVAILSHSAIGSFLTHCGWNSVLEGISAGLPMVTWPLFGDQFCNEKLVVEVLKIGVRVGSEVTIRWGEEEKFGLLVKKEQVKNAVNSLMNDGEESEERRRRVQELSKMAFKAVEEEGSSYLNMKLLIEDIKKNTFFK, encoded by the coding sequence ATGGCTTCCCAATCCCACGACCAACTCCACTTTGTCTTGTTTCCTTTGATGGCTCAAGGACACATGATTCCTATGTTTGATATCGCCAAAATGTTGGCACGCCATGGCGTCATCGTCACCATAGTCACCACACAGCTTAATGCAAAGCGTGTCGCCATCCCTCTTGCTCGTGCAGCAGAATCCGGGCTCCAGATAAAGTCtgttgaaattcagttgccttgtcAAGAAGCAGGATTGCCAAATGAGATGGAGAATTTTGACATGCTTCCTTCACTAGGCTTAGGGTATGAGTTATTCATGGCAGCTAATATGCTACAAGAGCCGGTCGAAAGATTGTTTGAAGTGCTAACACCAAGACCGAGTTGCATAATCTCGGATATGTGTCTTCCCTACACAAGTGATGTGGCTACCAAGTTCGGTATTCCAAGAATCTCTTTCAATGGGTTCTCTTGCTTTTGTGTCCTGTGTTTGCACAACATACAAATTAGCAAGGTTCTTGAGAGTGTAAAATCTGAATCGGAGCTCTTCGTTGTGCCTGGACTGCCTGATCACATCGAATTGGCCACAAACCAGCTTCCTACTGCCATGTTAGATGTAAAAGATTTTTCTGCTCGAGTTTCAGGTGCTGAGATGCTGAGGTATGGGTTTATTCTTAATTCATTTGAAGAGTTGGAGCCAGGATACGTTCAAGAATACAGAAGGGCAACAGGAGGTAAGGTTTGGTGCGTTGGTCCAGTTTCTGTATGCAACAAAGACGACATAGACAAAGTTCACAGAGGTAACAAATCCTCAATTGATGAATCTGAATGCTTGAAGTGGCTTGATTCACAGCAACAAAGGTCTGTAATATATGTTTGTCTTGGTAGTCTCTGTAATCTAATAACCCCACAGCTGATGGAGCTCGGATTGGGCTTGGAAGCATCAAACAAACCGTTCATATGGGTTACAAGAGGTggagaaaaatcaagagaattgGAGAATTGGTTTGAAGAGAGCGGTTTTAAGGAAAGGACAAAAGGGAGAGGCCTCATAATTCAGGGCTGGGCACCACAAGTTGCAATACTATCACACTCAGCAATTGGAAGCTTCCTAACGCATTGTGGTTGGAATTCAGTTCTAGAAGGTATATCCGCAGGCTTGCCGATGGTTACATGGCCACTTTTCGGAGACCAGTTTTGTAATGAGAAATTAGTTGTCGAAGTGTTGAAGATTGGTGTAAGGGTTGGGTCAGAGGTTACTATAAGATGGGGAGAGGAAGAGAAATTTGGACTGTTGGTGAAAAAGGAACAGGTAAAGAACGCTGTAAACAGTCTTATGAATGATGGAGAGGAaagtgaagagagaagaagaagagttcaAGAGCTTAGCAAGATGGCATTCAAAGCTGTGGAAGAAGAGGGCTCCTCTTATCTCAACATGAAACTGCTTATTGAAGATATCAAGAAGAACACATTTTTTAAGTAA